A genomic window from Gambusia affinis linkage group LG16, SWU_Gaff_1.0, whole genome shotgun sequence includes:
- the srrm1 gene encoding serine/arginine repetitive matrix protein 1 isoform X6, whose product MDAGFFRGTSAEQDNRFSNKQKKLLKQLKFAECLDKKVDMTKVNLEVIKPWITQRVTEILGFEDDVVIEFIFNQLEEKHPDSKMMQINLTGFLNGKNAREFMRDLWPLLLSAQENIAGIPSAFLEQKKEEIRQRQIEQEKLASLKKVDQDKKDKDTRERTRSKSPRRWKTRSPGKRERKRSPSRSPVRKPSPVVGDSPPPPLMQSNTKTSQQPEEPDTSGTGMPETVIQEASSTGLIDTVVESVKADSVAEVKEPSPEKSLKKEERPRSREREKETRRERPHHRSRSRSHSRSRRRRSRSRSYSPRRRQSPRRRMSPRRRSPPRRGPTSSRHRHRRSPVRSSSGSRSPKKPVKRISTTPPRKQLHRPGASVSPVGKDKPSPSPQARRGRGSASPPRSSGVKRKPGGRGDSPPDFVKARTSEGSESEEDKNEKGATADSVQQRRQYRRQNQQSSSDSGSSSSEDEGPKRSAAGPGARNGEVRRKRSRTPSPRRRHRDPSPRRRRSPSPGRRRRSPSPTRRRRSPSPPRRRSPSPPPRRRSLSPRRYSPPIQRRYSPSPLPPQKRKLSSSPTKRFSPGPKRRSSRSPKRRSSPAQRRRSPPSSSSPPRHRRSPLSARPNRDARSPVMSARRLSPSPANRGRPVRRSTSPQRRFDSSSTSPSAQRRQQSPLHSSKLIRRVSRTPEPRNKRISPSPKPIRRALSRSRSLSPQPAAQKRPAPAPASASPSPSRSASGSPLPPPPAKKATSGSGSQSPSKNSDVDGGGKKKKKKKEKKHKKDKKHKKHKKHKKEKSSAAVTGDVQESRPAEEDGDSRKMY is encoded by the exons ggTACGAGTGCGGAGCAAGACAACCGTTTCAGCAACAAGCAGAAAAAATTGCTGAAGCAGCTGAAATTTGCAGAATGTCTCGACAAGAAG GTGGACATGACCAAAGTGAACCTAGAAGTCATCAAACCATGGATCACTCAACGTGTGACTGAGATTCTGGGATTTGAGGATGATGTGGTCATAGAGTTCATATTCAACCAACTTGAAGAGAAG caCCCTGATAGCAAGATGATGCAGATCAACCTGACGGGGTTCCTGAATGGCAAGAACGCCCGGGAGTTCATGAGGGACCTTTGGCCCCTACTGCTGAGCGCGCAGGAGAACATCGCTGGCATCCCCTCTGCTTTTCTGGagcagaagaaagaagaaatccGACAGAGACAG ATTGAACAGGAGAAGCTTGCTTCCTTGAAAAAGGTTGACCAGGATAAGAAGGACAAGGACACAAGAGAAAGGACTCGATCAAAGAGCCCAAGAAg GTGGAAGACAAGGTCTCCAGGGAAGCGTGAAAGGAAGCGTAGTCCGTCTCGATCCCCAGTGCGCAAACCCAGCCCAGTTGTTGGAGACTCCCCCCCTCCACCTCTGATGCAGTCCAACACTAAAACGTCACAGCAGCCTGAGGAGCCAGACACGTCAGGAACAGGCATGCCAGAAACCGTTATCCAAGAAGCTTCGTCTACTGGGTTAAT tgACACAGTTGTAGAGTCAGTTAAAGCCGACTCTGTGGCCGAAGTCAAAGAACCGTCCCCAGAGAAATCCCtcaaaaaagaggaaagaccGAGGTCTCgtgaaagagaaaaggaaacgAGGAGGGAAAGACCCCACCACCGCTCTCGCTCACGTTCTCACTCTCGTTCTCGCAGGCGACGCTCCCGTTCCAG ATCCTACTCCCCTCGTAGAAGACAAAGTCCCAGAAGGAGAATGTCTCCCCGTCGGAGGAGTCCCCCTAGACGGGGCCCCACCAGCTCCAGGCACAGACACCGGCGGTCTCCTGTTCGCAG CTCCTCAGGGTCACGTTCACCTAAGAAACCTGTGAAGAGAATATCTACCACGCCGCCCCGGAAACAACTCCATCGTCCTGGCGCTTCTGTAAGCCCTGTTGGGAAGGACAAACCCTCGCCGTCTCCTCAAGCCAGGAGAGGCCGGGGCTCCGCTTCCCCACCAAGATCATCAG GTGTAAAGCGAAAACCTGGAGGAAGGGGAGATTCTCCACCTGATTTTGTAAAGGCCAGAACCTCTGAGGGGTCTGAGTCAG AGgaggataaaaatgaaaaaggggCAACAGCAGATTCGGTGCAGCAGCGACGTCAGTATCGCAGGCAGAATCAACAGTCCTCTTCAG ATTCAGGATCTTCCTCCTCAGAAGATGAAGGACCTAAGAGGTCAGCAGCAGGGCCAGGCGCCAGAAACGGTGAAGTAAGGAGGAAACGCAGCCGTACGCCTTCACCTCGTAGGCGACATAGAGATCCCTCCCCAAG GAGGAGACGTTCTCCATCTCCTGGACGCAGACGTCGCTCTCCTTCTCCCACTCGACGTCGTAGATCTCCTTCCCCTCCCAGACGCAG GTCTCCTTCCCCTCCTCCCCGCCGTCGTTCTCTGTCCCCCAGACGATATTCTCCCCCTATCCAGCGCCGCTACAGCCCCTCACCTTTGCCTCCACAGAAGAGGAAGCTGTCCAGTTCTCCCACAAAGCGCTTTTCTCCAGGCCCTAAGCGACGCTCCTCCAGGTCACCTAAACGTAGAAGCTCTCCCGCTCAGCGGAGACGTTCGCCTCCTTCCTCCTCGTCTCCCCCGAGACATAGAAGGAGCCCGCTGTCTGCCAGGCCGAACAGGGACGCCCGATCCCCTGTCATGTCAGCTAGACGCCTCTCCCCTTCCCCCGCTAACCGAGGTCGCCCTGTTCGGCGGTCCACTAGTCCCCAGAGACGCTTTGATTCGTCCAGCACGTCCCCCTCCGCCCAGCGAAGACAGCAGTCCCCTCTGCACAGCAGTAAGCTCATCCGTAGGGTGTCTCGTACCCCAGAGCCGCGCAACAAAAG AATCTCCCCCAGTCCGAAGCCTATAAGAAGAGCTTTGTCGAGATCCCGATCGCTTTCCCCTCAACCGGCAGCTCAGAAACGTCCAGCCCCAGCTCCGGCCTCGGCTTCCCCGTCACCTTCCCGCTCTGCCAGCGGgtctccacttcctcctcccCCAGCCAAAAAGGCTACCAGTGGTTCTGGCAGTCAGTCTCCCAGCAAG aattcagATGTTGATGGTGGtggcaagaaaaagaagaagaagaaggaaaagaaacataagaaagataagaaacacaaaaagcacaAGAAGCATAAGAAGGAGAAAAGCAGTGCTGCTGTGACCGGCGACGTCCAAGAGAGTCGACCTGCAGAGGAAGACGGTGATTCAAGAAAG aTGTATTAA
- the srrm1 gene encoding serine/arginine repetitive matrix protein 1 isoform X5: protein MDAGFFRGTSAEQDNRFSNKQKKLLKQLKFAECLDKKVDMTKVNLEVIKPWITQRVTEILGFEDDVVIEFIFNQLEEKHPDSKMMQINLTGFLNGKNAREFMRDLWPLLLSAQENIAGIPSAFLEQKKEEIRQRQIEQEKLASLKKVDQDKKDKDTRERTRSKSPRRWKTRSPGKRERKRSPSRSPVRKPSPVVGDSPPPPLMQSNTKTSQQPEEPDTSGTGMPETVIQEASSTGLIDTVVESVKADSVAEVKEPSPEKSLKKEERPRSREREKETRRERPHHRSRSRSHSRSRRRRSRSRSYSPRRRQSPRRRMSPRRRSPPRRGPTSSRHRHRRSPVRSSSSGSRSPKKPVKRISTTPPRKQLHRPGASVSPVGKDKPSPSPQARRGRGSASPPRSSGVKRKPGGRGDSPPDFVKARTSEGSESEEDKNEKGATADSVQQRRQYRRQNQQSSSDSGSSSSEDEGPKRSAAGPGARNGEVRRKRSRTPSPRRRHRDPSPRRRRSPSPGRRRRSPSPTRRRRSPSPPRRRSPSPPPRRRSLSPRRYSPPIQRRYSPSPLPPQKRKLSSSPTKRFSPGPKRRSSRSPKRRSSPAQRRRSPPSSSSPPRHRRSPLSARPNRDARSPVMSARRLSPSPANRGRPVRRSTSPQRRFDSSSTSPSAQRRQQSPLHSSKLIRRVSRTPEPRNKRISPSPKPIRRALSRSRSLSPQPAAQKRPAPAPASASPSPSRSASGSPLPPPPAKKATSGSGSQSPSKNSDVDGGGKKKKKKKEKKHKKDKKHKKHKKHKKEKSSAAVTGDVQESRPAEEDGDSRKMY, encoded by the exons ggTACGAGTGCGGAGCAAGACAACCGTTTCAGCAACAAGCAGAAAAAATTGCTGAAGCAGCTGAAATTTGCAGAATGTCTCGACAAGAAG GTGGACATGACCAAAGTGAACCTAGAAGTCATCAAACCATGGATCACTCAACGTGTGACTGAGATTCTGGGATTTGAGGATGATGTGGTCATAGAGTTCATATTCAACCAACTTGAAGAGAAG caCCCTGATAGCAAGATGATGCAGATCAACCTGACGGGGTTCCTGAATGGCAAGAACGCCCGGGAGTTCATGAGGGACCTTTGGCCCCTACTGCTGAGCGCGCAGGAGAACATCGCTGGCATCCCCTCTGCTTTTCTGGagcagaagaaagaagaaatccGACAGAGACAG ATTGAACAGGAGAAGCTTGCTTCCTTGAAAAAGGTTGACCAGGATAAGAAGGACAAGGACACAAGAGAAAGGACTCGATCAAAGAGCCCAAGAAg GTGGAAGACAAGGTCTCCAGGGAAGCGTGAAAGGAAGCGTAGTCCGTCTCGATCCCCAGTGCGCAAACCCAGCCCAGTTGTTGGAGACTCCCCCCCTCCACCTCTGATGCAGTCCAACACTAAAACGTCACAGCAGCCTGAGGAGCCAGACACGTCAGGAACAGGCATGCCAGAAACCGTTATCCAAGAAGCTTCGTCTACTGGGTTAAT tgACACAGTTGTAGAGTCAGTTAAAGCCGACTCTGTGGCCGAAGTCAAAGAACCGTCCCCAGAGAAATCCCtcaaaaaagaggaaagaccGAGGTCTCgtgaaagagaaaaggaaacgAGGAGGGAAAGACCCCACCACCGCTCTCGCTCACGTTCTCACTCTCGTTCTCGCAGGCGACGCTCCCGTTCCAG ATCCTACTCCCCTCGTAGAAGACAAAGTCCCAGAAGGAGAATGTCTCCCCGTCGGAGGAGTCCCCCTAGACGGGGCCCCACCAGCTCCAGGCACAGACACCGGCGGTCTCCTGTTCGCAG CAGCTCCTCAGGGTCACGTTCACCTAAGAAACCTGTGAAGAGAATATCTACCACGCCGCCCCGGAAACAACTCCATCGTCCTGGCGCTTCTGTAAGCCCTGTTGGGAAGGACAAACCCTCGCCGTCTCCTCAAGCCAGGAGAGGCCGGGGCTCCGCTTCCCCACCAAGATCATCAG GTGTAAAGCGAAAACCTGGAGGAAGGGGAGATTCTCCACCTGATTTTGTAAAGGCCAGAACCTCTGAGGGGTCTGAGTCAG AGgaggataaaaatgaaaaaggggCAACAGCAGATTCGGTGCAGCAGCGACGTCAGTATCGCAGGCAGAATCAACAGTCCTCTTCAG ATTCAGGATCTTCCTCCTCAGAAGATGAAGGACCTAAGAGGTCAGCAGCAGGGCCAGGCGCCAGAAACGGTGAAGTAAGGAGGAAACGCAGCCGTACGCCTTCACCTCGTAGGCGACATAGAGATCCCTCCCCAAG GAGGAGACGTTCTCCATCTCCTGGACGCAGACGTCGCTCTCCTTCTCCCACTCGACGTCGTAGATCTCCTTCCCCTCCCAGACGCAG GTCTCCTTCCCCTCCTCCCCGCCGTCGTTCTCTGTCCCCCAGACGATATTCTCCCCCTATCCAGCGCCGCTACAGCCCCTCACCTTTGCCTCCACAGAAGAGGAAGCTGTCCAGTTCTCCCACAAAGCGCTTTTCTCCAGGCCCTAAGCGACGCTCCTCCAGGTCACCTAAACGTAGAAGCTCTCCCGCTCAGCGGAGACGTTCGCCTCCTTCCTCCTCGTCTCCCCCGAGACATAGAAGGAGCCCGCTGTCTGCCAGGCCGAACAGGGACGCCCGATCCCCTGTCATGTCAGCTAGACGCCTCTCCCCTTCCCCCGCTAACCGAGGTCGCCCTGTTCGGCGGTCCACTAGTCCCCAGAGACGCTTTGATTCGTCCAGCACGTCCCCCTCCGCCCAGCGAAGACAGCAGTCCCCTCTGCACAGCAGTAAGCTCATCCGTAGGGTGTCTCGTACCCCAGAGCCGCGCAACAAAAG AATCTCCCCCAGTCCGAAGCCTATAAGAAGAGCTTTGTCGAGATCCCGATCGCTTTCCCCTCAACCGGCAGCTCAGAAACGTCCAGCCCCAGCTCCGGCCTCGGCTTCCCCGTCACCTTCCCGCTCTGCCAGCGGgtctccacttcctcctcccCCAGCCAAAAAGGCTACCAGTGGTTCTGGCAGTCAGTCTCCCAGCAAG aattcagATGTTGATGGTGGtggcaagaaaaagaagaagaagaaggaaaagaaacataagaaagataagaaacacaaaaagcacaAGAAGCATAAGAAGGAGAAAAGCAGTGCTGCTGTGACCGGCGACGTCCAAGAGAGTCGACCTGCAGAGGAAGACGGTGATTCAAGAAAG aTGTATTAA
- the srrm1 gene encoding serine/arginine repetitive matrix protein 1 isoform X4 encodes MDAGFFRGTSAEQDNRFSNKQKKLLKQLKFAECLDKKVDMTKVNLEVIKPWITQRVTEILGFEDDVVIEFIFNQLEEKHPDSKMMQINLTGFLNGKNAREFMRDLWPLLLSAQENIAGIPSAFLEQKKEEIRQRQIEQEKLASLKKVDQDKKDKDTRERTRSKSPRRWKTRSPGKRERKRSPSRSPVRKPSPVVGDSPPPPLMQSNTKTSQQPEEPDTSGTGMPETVIQEASSTGLIDTVVESVKADSVAEVKEPSPEKSLKKEERPRSREREKETRRERPHHRSRSRSHSRSRRRRSRSRSYSPRRRQSPRRRMSPRRRSPPRRGPTSSRHRHRRSPVRRRRSRSASSSGSSSSGSRSPKKPVKRISTTPPRKQLHRPGASVSPVGKDKPSPSPQARRGRGSASPPRSSGVKRKPGGRGDSPPDFVKARTSEGSESEEDKNEKGATADSVQQRRQYRRQNQQSSSDSGSSSSEDEGPKRSAAGPGARNGEVRRKRSRTPSPRRRHRDPSPRRRRSPSPGRRRRSPSPTRRRRSPSPPRRRSPSPPPRRRSLSPRRYSPPIQRRYSPSPLPPQKRKLSSSPTKRFSPGPKRRSSRSPKRRSSPAQRRRSPPSSSSPPRHRRSPLSARPNRDARSPVMSARRLSPSPANRGRPVRRSTSPQRRFDSSSTSPSAQRRQQSPLHSSKLIRRVSRTPEPRNKRISPSPKPIRRALSRSRSLSPQPAAQKRPAPAPASASPSPSRSASGSPLPPPPAKKATSGSGSQSPSKNSDVDGGGKKKKKKKEKKHKKDKKHKKHKKHKKEKSSAAVTGDVQESRPAEEDGDSRKMY; translated from the exons ggTACGAGTGCGGAGCAAGACAACCGTTTCAGCAACAAGCAGAAAAAATTGCTGAAGCAGCTGAAATTTGCAGAATGTCTCGACAAGAAG GTGGACATGACCAAAGTGAACCTAGAAGTCATCAAACCATGGATCACTCAACGTGTGACTGAGATTCTGGGATTTGAGGATGATGTGGTCATAGAGTTCATATTCAACCAACTTGAAGAGAAG caCCCTGATAGCAAGATGATGCAGATCAACCTGACGGGGTTCCTGAATGGCAAGAACGCCCGGGAGTTCATGAGGGACCTTTGGCCCCTACTGCTGAGCGCGCAGGAGAACATCGCTGGCATCCCCTCTGCTTTTCTGGagcagaagaaagaagaaatccGACAGAGACAG ATTGAACAGGAGAAGCTTGCTTCCTTGAAAAAGGTTGACCAGGATAAGAAGGACAAGGACACAAGAGAAAGGACTCGATCAAAGAGCCCAAGAAg GTGGAAGACAAGGTCTCCAGGGAAGCGTGAAAGGAAGCGTAGTCCGTCTCGATCCCCAGTGCGCAAACCCAGCCCAGTTGTTGGAGACTCCCCCCCTCCACCTCTGATGCAGTCCAACACTAAAACGTCACAGCAGCCTGAGGAGCCAGACACGTCAGGAACAGGCATGCCAGAAACCGTTATCCAAGAAGCTTCGTCTACTGGGTTAAT tgACACAGTTGTAGAGTCAGTTAAAGCCGACTCTGTGGCCGAAGTCAAAGAACCGTCCCCAGAGAAATCCCtcaaaaaagaggaaagaccGAGGTCTCgtgaaagagaaaaggaaacgAGGAGGGAAAGACCCCACCACCGCTCTCGCTCACGTTCTCACTCTCGTTCTCGCAGGCGACGCTCCCGTTCCAG ATCCTACTCCCCTCGTAGAAGACAAAGTCCCAGAAGGAGAATGTCTCCCCGTCGGAGGAGTCCCCCTAGACGGGGCCCCACCAGCTCCAGGCACAGACACCGGCGGTCTCCTGTTCGCAG GAGGCGTTCCCGTTCTGCTTCCTCTTCTGGTAGCAGCTCCTCAGGGTCACGTTCACCTAAGAAACCTGTGAAGAGAATATCTACCACGCCGCCCCGGAAACAACTCCATCGTCCTGGCGCTTCTGTAAGCCCTGTTGGGAAGGACAAACCCTCGCCGTCTCCTCAAGCCAGGAGAGGCCGGGGCTCCGCTTCCCCACCAAGATCATCAG GTGTAAAGCGAAAACCTGGAGGAAGGGGAGATTCTCCACCTGATTTTGTAAAGGCCAGAACCTCTGAGGGGTCTGAGTCAG AGgaggataaaaatgaaaaaggggCAACAGCAGATTCGGTGCAGCAGCGACGTCAGTATCGCAGGCAGAATCAACAGTCCTCTTCAG ATTCAGGATCTTCCTCCTCAGAAGATGAAGGACCTAAGAGGTCAGCAGCAGGGCCAGGCGCCAGAAACGGTGAAGTAAGGAGGAAACGCAGCCGTACGCCTTCACCTCGTAGGCGACATAGAGATCCCTCCCCAAG GAGGAGACGTTCTCCATCTCCTGGACGCAGACGTCGCTCTCCTTCTCCCACTCGACGTCGTAGATCTCCTTCCCCTCCCAGACGCAG GTCTCCTTCCCCTCCTCCCCGCCGTCGTTCTCTGTCCCCCAGACGATATTCTCCCCCTATCCAGCGCCGCTACAGCCCCTCACCTTTGCCTCCACAGAAGAGGAAGCTGTCCAGTTCTCCCACAAAGCGCTTTTCTCCAGGCCCTAAGCGACGCTCCTCCAGGTCACCTAAACGTAGAAGCTCTCCCGCTCAGCGGAGACGTTCGCCTCCTTCCTCCTCGTCTCCCCCGAGACATAGAAGGAGCCCGCTGTCTGCCAGGCCGAACAGGGACGCCCGATCCCCTGTCATGTCAGCTAGACGCCTCTCCCCTTCCCCCGCTAACCGAGGTCGCCCTGTTCGGCGGTCCACTAGTCCCCAGAGACGCTTTGATTCGTCCAGCACGTCCCCCTCCGCCCAGCGAAGACAGCAGTCCCCTCTGCACAGCAGTAAGCTCATCCGTAGGGTGTCTCGTACCCCAGAGCCGCGCAACAAAAG AATCTCCCCCAGTCCGAAGCCTATAAGAAGAGCTTTGTCGAGATCCCGATCGCTTTCCCCTCAACCGGCAGCTCAGAAACGTCCAGCCCCAGCTCCGGCCTCGGCTTCCCCGTCACCTTCCCGCTCTGCCAGCGGgtctccacttcctcctcccCCAGCCAAAAAGGCTACCAGTGGTTCTGGCAGTCAGTCTCCCAGCAAG aattcagATGTTGATGGTGGtggcaagaaaaagaagaagaagaaggaaaagaaacataagaaagataagaaacacaaaaagcacaAGAAGCATAAGAAGGAGAAAAGCAGTGCTGCTGTGACCGGCGACGTCCAAGAGAGTCGACCTGCAGAGGAAGACGGTGATTCAAGAAAG aTGTATTAA